The following proteins are co-located in the Pedobacter sp. FW305-3-2-15-E-R2A2 genome:
- a CDS encoding TOMM system kinase/cyclase fusion protein: protein MSYTMDNKEKDFLLHDNYTLDEKIGEGGYGLVYKAKQISTGQTVAIKMLKLQKEKGEQYLKRQILRFERETQLCAEMNHPNIVKLLDRGYGAEGEPFAVFEYISGCSLKELIHTNRGLSAIATKELMGQVLDALACAHSLGIVHRDLKPANIMVTQTGSKPHAKILDFGIGAFTKNNQTNDTRDLTLITEALGTPTYSAPEQLRGEYPTLKSDLYAWGLILIECLKGRPAIEGGSVAEVFHNQLNALNVPLPSFIAGHPLADLLRRVLDKSQHKRMGDAKAVFEEYAGINFNTIVGDLSDRDSEELNEEDDALTVANFILKKNAFTEKKQMTVLCLKLNLEITEKTKSDLEIREALQKDQLNLCRNTAIQFGGTIAGSITNHIVVYFGFPEVNDTDARRAGRTALELLSEVRRRSAALYQQHGVRLEIQMGINTGNVMVFDHQLPEGLVANTAFDLMYQAKPGQILASESSRKLLQSFLEFDSLPADPAANQVTSAFLLKGECEAEALSFLRPWSTGRKMIGRATELEQILNEWKFEDSPENKVVLLTGQAGIGKSKLSYEVVKGIRTRAGLVKVAQCLPEHQNNALYPFLTMFYSQWGINSSTDNKEKSARLKRALTEAGCDLERSFPILCSWLAIPVPDDLSISQVSPEEQKKILFDTLVKCFFAIDKGCSFLLLVEDLHWSDPTSEEFIEFISQSGQGKVMILLTARLEYAHRWSQIQPIEITLQPFAVNSTRALIEGVLGGKFISDIALEYMIQKTDGVPLFIEEFTLMLVDQGHLILEEETYQLRDTISTESIPTTLQDLLNARLDKLKFSKETAQLAAVIGREFSYDLLVKSSLSEEAVVQADIEQLLKKDLIYLQRNVQGESYIFRHALIRDAAYDGMLNAHRRETHERIAEVLEVDFPAIVKENPFEIARHLAEAAAHPKAVHYGIRAAKQSLDRSLNSEALAYAKQVIGWLGCQEEELKSKDDELTIYCIQTNALMAKYGWSAKEVKDSVQTAFKLVQNPGESNVSLMNSVSSYWALITYYHVASERDKVKEITQHLIQLAKELNDPTLETSAGILKGIHLYVDGEFDASILILETIMNALNHDVDQPNELTIGIDNLCYASSMLGQVMWLNGQKEEGKERADWAIERSRKISHIPSLCLTLMYRSAIHQFEGEKEKTAALTTEILTLAKEYGLVAFSAYAAALNCWAIDDVHSIDQIIAQLDGMGCKLGLTYYQALPAVWEFENGFQEQAMVRIDRCLALCEENKEYFYKEELLNTKSMFIKSK, encoded by the coding sequence ATGTCATATACAATGGACAATAAAGAAAAGGATTTTCTACTTCACGATAACTATACCCTCGATGAAAAAATAGGAGAAGGAGGCTACGGGTTAGTTTACAAAGCGAAGCAGATCAGTACTGGACAAACGGTCGCTATAAAAATGCTGAAACTCCAGAAGGAAAAAGGAGAGCAGTATCTGAAACGTCAGATTTTGCGTTTTGAGCGGGAAACCCAGCTCTGTGCTGAAATGAACCATCCTAATATTGTTAAATTGCTGGACAGGGGTTATGGTGCCGAAGGAGAACCCTTTGCGGTATTTGAATACATCTCCGGATGTTCTCTGAAAGAACTGATACATACCAATCGTGGCTTGTCGGCCATCGCTACAAAAGAACTGATGGGTCAGGTTTTAGATGCATTGGCATGTGCCCATTCTCTTGGGATTGTACACCGGGATCTAAAGCCGGCCAACATCATGGTCACACAAACAGGATCGAAGCCTCATGCGAAGATCCTGGATTTTGGAATCGGGGCCTTTACCAAAAATAATCAAACCAACGACACCAGGGATCTGACCCTGATTACGGAGGCTTTGGGAACACCAACCTACAGCGCTCCTGAACAATTACGTGGAGAATATCCAACGCTGAAGTCAGATTTATATGCCTGGGGTTTGATTTTGATAGAATGTTTAAAGGGACGGCCTGCCATTGAAGGTGGATCTGTTGCTGAAGTATTTCATAACCAGCTCAACGCTTTGAATGTTCCTCTGCCATCTTTTATCGCAGGACACCCATTGGCAGATTTGCTGAGACGTGTTTTGGATAAAAGTCAGCATAAGCGAATGGGGGATGCGAAGGCGGTGTTTGAAGAATATGCAGGAATCAACTTCAATACGATCGTAGGTGACCTCAGTGACAGGGATTCAGAAGAACTGAATGAGGAAGACGATGCGTTAACCGTCGCTAATTTCATTTTGAAAAAAAATGCGTTCACCGAGAAAAAGCAAATGACGGTATTGTGTCTCAAGTTGAATTTAGAGATCACAGAAAAGACAAAGTCAGACTTGGAAATCAGGGAAGCACTCCAAAAAGATCAGCTTAACCTGTGCCGGAATACCGCGATACAATTTGGAGGTACGATCGCAGGAAGCATCACCAATCATATCGTTGTTTATTTTGGTTTTCCTGAAGTGAATGATACGGATGCCCGGAGGGCAGGCAGAACTGCACTGGAATTGCTGAGTGAGGTGCGGCGAAGAAGTGCGGCGCTATATCAGCAGCATGGGGTGAGGCTGGAAATTCAAATGGGAATAAATACGGGGAATGTTATGGTATTTGACCACCAACTTCCCGAAGGACTGGTTGCCAATACTGCTTTTGACCTGATGTATCAGGCCAAACCAGGGCAAATTCTGGCGAGCGAAAGTTCCCGTAAATTGTTGCAGTCTTTTCTTGAATTTGATTCCCTTCCCGCAGATCCTGCCGCCAATCAGGTTACGTCTGCCTTTTTATTGAAAGGGGAATGTGAGGCAGAAGCGCTTTCCTTTTTAAGGCCCTGGAGTACCGGGCGTAAAATGATAGGGAGGGCGACGGAGCTGGAGCAGATTCTAAATGAATGGAAATTCGAAGACTCCCCGGAAAATAAGGTGGTCTTGCTAACTGGTCAGGCTGGTATCGGCAAGTCCAAGTTAAGCTATGAGGTGGTCAAAGGTATTCGCACAAGAGCAGGGCTGGTCAAAGTAGCCCAGTGCCTTCCTGAACATCAGAATAATGCGCTTTATCCTTTCCTGACGATGTTCTACAGTCAGTGGGGAATCAATAGTTCAACGGATAATAAAGAAAAATCAGCAAGGTTGAAGCGCGCTTTAACTGAAGCAGGATGCGATCTGGAACGAAGCTTTCCGATACTTTGTTCCTGGCTGGCAATTCCTGTGCCCGATGACCTGAGCATTAGTCAGGTTTCTCCGGAAGAGCAAAAGAAAATACTATTTGACACTTTAGTAAAGTGTTTTTTTGCGATAGATAAAGGTTGCTCCTTCCTGCTCCTGGTGGAGGACTTGCATTGGTCTGACCCAACCAGTGAGGAATTTATTGAATTTATAAGCCAATCCGGACAGGGAAAGGTGATGATCCTGCTGACTGCACGTCTGGAGTATGCACATCGCTGGTCGCAAATACAACCAATAGAAATTACATTACAACCCTTTGCGGTAAATTCAACCAGAGCATTGATCGAAGGTGTTTTGGGTGGTAAATTTATTTCAGATATTGCGCTTGAGTATATGATTCAAAAAACAGATGGTGTTCCATTGTTTATTGAGGAGTTTACCCTGATGCTGGTTGATCAGGGGCATTTGATTTTAGAGGAGGAGACCTATCAGCTGAGGGACACCATTTCAACGGAAAGTATTCCAACGACACTTCAGGACCTGCTAAACGCGCGACTGGATAAATTGAAGTTTTCAAAAGAAACAGCGCAGCTTGCGGCTGTTATCGGAAGGGAGTTTAGTTATGATCTTTTGGTTAAATCTTCCTTATCGGAAGAAGCGGTGGTGCAGGCTGATATTGAGCAATTGCTGAAGAAAGACCTGATCTACCTGCAACGAAATGTACAGGGAGAAAGCTATATTTTTCGCCATGCGCTGATCCGGGATGCAGCTTATGACGGAATGCTCAACGCGCATCGAAGAGAGACGCATGAAAGAATTGCAGAAGTCTTAGAGGTCGATTTCCCTGCGATCGTTAAGGAAAATCCCTTTGAGATCGCAAGACATCTTGCCGAAGCTGCAGCGCATCCGAAAGCCGTACATTATGGAATTCGGGCGGCCAAACAATCTTTAGACAGGTCTTTAAACAGCGAGGCATTGGCCTATGCAAAACAGGTCATTGGCTGGCTGGGTTGTCAGGAGGAAGAACTGAAGAGTAAAGATGATGAATTGACGATTTATTGCATTCAAACCAATGCCCTGATGGCAAAGTATGGCTGGTCTGCCAAAGAGGTGAAGGACAGTGTGCAAACGGCCTTTAAACTGGTGCAGAATCCTGGAGAAAGCAATGTTTCGTTAATGAATTCCGTTTCCTCTTACTGGGCATTGATTACGTATTACCATGTGGCGAGTGAGCGCGACAAAGTAAAGGAGATCACACAGCATCTGATACAGCTTGCAAAGGAGTTGAACGATCCCACATTGGAGACATCTGCGGGAATTTTAAAAGGAATTCACCTGTATGTTGATGGGGAATTTGATGCCTCTATTCTCATTCTGGAGACGATCATGAATGCTTTAAATCATGATGTTGACCAGCCAAATGAATTGACGATCGGGATCGATAATCTTTGTTATGCTTCTTCCATGCTGGGGCAGGTGATGTGGTTAAATGGTCAAAAGGAAGAAGGAAAAGAACGGGCAGATTGGGCAATTGAACGGTCCAGAAAGATCAGCCATATTCCTTCCCTTTGTCTTACCTTGATGTATCGCAGTGCAATACACCAGTTTGAAGGAGAAAAAGAAAAGACGGCAGCGCTGACCACCGAAATTTTGACTCTGGCTAAAGAATATGGCCTTGTTGCCTTCTCTGCTTACGCAGCCGCATTAAACTGCTGGGCCATCGACGATGTACACTCGATAGATCAGATCATCGCACAGCTGGATGGCATGGGTTGTAAATTAGGATTAACTTATTACCAGGCATTACCTGCCGTTTGGGAGTTTGAGAATGGATTTCAGGAGCAGGCAATGGTACGGATAGATCGGTGTCTTGCACTTTGTGAAGAAAATAAAGAATACTTCTATAAAGAAGAATTACTAAATACAAAATCAATGTTTATAAAATCAAAATAA